The sequence ACCTCCGCGATAAGGTTGTGCCACACCCATGTGTATTTTTGGGAAAAAATCATCCTGaattataaataggacacttagctTCTATTCTAAACACCTTGAACGActttgagagagagaaaacacACGAGAGAGGCTCCAAATAgagtttttcttatttaatttatttctcttgtactttttacttatgaattccaTTATTTTAATTCTTCGTAAGACTATTGAGTGGCTAGATACCCTCATTCTGGGGTTGAGGCTACAAACATGAGTACTTAGTATTCAATCAAGTTGGTTTAaagttgattatcatatttggtcgTTCATATGTTCTTGTTATTACTATTCTATTAACTCGCAACCTTTAGAAtacatttatatttctattatgagcCTGGAAGGAGGAACTTTAGATTAGAACGTGAAATATATGAAGTGGGTTCTTATAATTTAAATGAATTAAAGTAGGATTCGCGGTTAGGATAAGAATATGCCAAATTCCCATTTGGTTCAAATACGGGATGAAATGCAAATGCGTTTGAATTAGTTCTCACATCcttgctcaacgatgtagttgttgGGGCTAATTTAAATAGACAATTAGTTGCTAGGAAGACTGATAGTATGTGGCAGACGACTGTCAATTGCATTAGGGAGACCGCTGGCGAGGTGTTAGTGTCTCGAGAGGCCGATCTGGCAAGCACcggggggactggtggtggaacgaaTAAGTTAAAAGAaaggtggagactaagaaggtggcctatgctaagttggttgaaaGCAAAGATGACGAGAAGAAACAGACGAATAGagaggagtataagttagctaggagagaggctaagttagcggttccGATCACTGCTTTCGAGAGCTTGTATGTAGCTTTCGAGGAGAAAGGCAGGAATAAGAACTTATATAGGCTTGTCAAGGCTAGAGAGTGGAGGGGTTGTGACTTTGATCAAATGAAGTGTATTAAGGGAAGGATGGCAAAGTGTTGGTAGAGGATGCCCTCATAGGAAGAGGTGACAATCCTATTTCCATAGACTTTTGAGCAACGATAGGGACAAAGGTTTCGTGTTAAGGGACTTGGTGGCACGGAGAGGTGCCGCGATTATGAttattgtaggcgtatcaaggttgaggaggtcacgggagctattcgtaggatgcgtaGGGGGCAGGGCGACTGGGCCAAATGAGATTCTAGTGGATTTTTGAAAGAACATTGGCGGGGCAGGTTTGGAATGGCTGACAaagttgtttaacatcatttttagggcggCAAATATGCCAGAAACTTTGAGATGGTGTACGATGATttcattatataagaacaagggagacattcagagttgcaacaactataggggcatcaagttgttgagtcatactatgaaggtttgggaaagggtggtagagttaaTCGTGAATGTTTTCgagaatcagttcggtttcatgccATGTCGCTTCACTACTGAGGTCAATCACCTCGTGatgagattagtggagcagtttagggagaggaagaaggacttgcacatggtgttcattgatCTTGAGAACTCTCGCTTCCCggaaaagaaatccataaagtCCTCGGTAGGATTGGCAGCACCCCCCTCAAGGCACGATTACGGGACAGAAtctcttgaaagagaaaaaaacatgAATGTTCTCTCCCTAATTTGCAGATCTCTGTTCTCGAAACACAGTAACGGCttatgacaaagtccccagggagatTCTGTGGCGGTGCTTGGAGGGTAAAGGGGTGCCCGTGGTGTACACTAGGTCGATCCACGACATGTATGACGgagcgaagactcgtgtgaggacggtagAAGGAGATTCAGAACACTTTCCTGTTTTGACAGGGTTGCGCCAAGGATAGACTCTTAGCCTCTTTTTACTTGCCTTGGTGATAGACGTTTTGATGTGGCATATTCAAGTGgaggtgccttagtgtatgttattcgCTGATGATGTTGTACTGATGACGAGACtcggggaggagttaatgataagttggaggtttggagacacacccttgagtctaaaggatttaggttgacCAGGACCAAGGCGGAGTAATTGGAACGTAAGTTTAGTCAGTTGTGGCATGAGGCTAACGTGGTAGTGAAGCTGGATTCTCAAgtcattcagaagagggagagttttaagtatcttgggtctatgattcaaaggaatggtgagattgacagGGATGTCACACACCGCATtggtgcagggtggttgaaatagaggctcgcttcaagagtcttgtgtgataagaaggtgtcccctaagcttaaaggtaagttctacagagtggcagtccaacaggctatgttgtatggagcggagtgttggccagttaagaattctcacatccaaaagttgaaggtggcggagatgaggatgttacggtggatgtgtggacttaccaggaaagatagggttagaaataagcttattcgggagaaggtgggagtggctttggtggaggacaagatgtgggatGTAAGGTTGCAATgattcgggcatgtgatgaggagatgCACAGATGTTCCTGTACGAAGGTGTGaggctggctatggatggtttcgggcagggtagaggtaggccgaagaaatattgaaaggAGGTTATTAGGCATAATATAGAGAAGTTGTAGCTTACAGacgacatgacccttgataggaaggtgtggagggcTCGGATTAGGGTAAAGGGTTAGCGGGTAGGAGTTCGGTAGTTATAGTAGGGAAGACTGCTTTGTTTGTCTCTGCGCCTAGAGTTTTTTTTGGTGATGTTTCGGTGTTGTCTAtgattttggatagatagtttatagtagtaCTTTGTGGGtgttttatttcctttattatctaggAGTgtgtttaaatatataatttactttaaattaataaaaaaaaaagtcaactatttatatgaataaatattattctaaaatatatattattttcaactttttagGGTCCTCTATGATATTTCTAGTTTTGTTATCTATTCTTCTATTTTAATAACTTCTTAACTTATAGTGTTTAGTTAAATTTATGATCATTCTTAATTAtgaattactatttttagtttaaatagaacatataaaaattatatgaatttaaaataattttctctaTATTTGAGGTAGGGTAAGGTCTGTGCATACTTGACTCTCATTGagtatgaatttaaaataatttacatgaattaaaatatcaaggttaaaagagaaaattttaaaataaaataaaaatgtcaatATAAGAAATTCTATCCAACCTATCTACAATCAAACCACTTAATAGTGGCAGCATTTATTTAGAAATTTCATGACAATTGTAGAGAggtattattatatatgtataccattttgttgtgtgtttttatgttttttatttgttatattgcTATAtgttgagtcgagggtctatcggaaacaacctctttacctcATAGGAGGTAGCGGTATAGACTGCGTATactttacccttcccagaccccactttgtgggaatatgctgggtatgtcgttgttgttgttgttgattagaGGCTAGGAAGACCATAATTATGTTATCAACCTcgtaaatcaacaaccaagataattaacttaaCCGACAAGATTGCATAGCTTTGTAGGATTGTTCAAATTGCCTCGACCCTAGATTCTCTTCATTATTGTTTCAAACATTTTATATTCTCGTATTGTTTATTGTTACttttaaattctcaaatcttAAACTCTCTTGGTTACACACtcacttatttatcttattaatAATGCTAGAATTGGACTGCTTGCTAAAACCAAGTCCCGGTGGAACCGATTTTCGGCTCGAAAGGGCCACTTTATTACTTACACGactacgtacacttgcatgtgtggtAGGACGCAACAATGTAGCACAGATGAGACTCAACTAGTTTAAAATAAAATGGCCCATATAAACACTTTGACAAGGGGGTCTCTACAAAATCTTTGGGAAGTAAACTCACTAACAAGTTGGGATCTCAGGACCTTTGATCCTTGTACCTTGTATCTGCCACATTCAAGCATGGTAATGATCCTCCTTTACCACACATgaaagaataattttttattcaGAAATGTGGAAGATTGTATACCTTTGGAAGATTTtggaatatcatcatcaacatccaTCCCATCATTATCACTATCTTCAGCAGTTGAATCATTCTTTGCACCATCCTCAGAATCTTGCAGCAACTCATTCAGGTCCCACAACTAGGTATTATGAAAAAGGAGGGATATAGCTATTAGTGGTCCAACTTCTTAACATTCACGGATTTATTGAAAATTTCTAAGGAAATACTGTAGGGGGTAGCAGATATTTGCGTACTTTCAGTAAATGGTCATGTGATGCACTTCCAAGATAATTCCTATCATGAGAAAAGGCTGCAAATGACAACGAACCATGGATAGGAAATTGTCAATACAAGTATGAATTAGTGAAGGATGCACATCTAAGCAAAGCTAAAAAATAGAAACATGAAGCATAGAAGTATATAGCTGGGCTGCCCTTCCTGGTACATGAGAACATATACAGATTCAGCCATCAAAAATAGACtgcaaaaatttcaaaatctcaaattaaatcATACCAAGACGTTCAACAGGGTATTCTGAGTGCTCGGCAATTGGCTGAATAATCTTGTTCGGTAATATGCCAACCAGACTACATCAAAAAGAAGCATTAGTTCAAGGAAAATTGAATTTCATTTGTCAAATGAAAAATCAAGTGTGATACCACATAAGAAATTTCTCTCACCTGATAAGTCCGTTCTCAGACCCCGTTATTACTCTATCTTCGTCAAGCTTATCCAGAAGAAAAAgaacatttttaaattttcaagcgAATTTCAGGGTTTAATTATTGGGAAAAGAAAATAACAGTAGAGACATCCATATCAACAAAAAATTACAACAGACACTTACTTTCAGTAGTACATCTATAGAGTTCGGCGATAGATCAACAAAGCGATCACTGAAAATGATAAGAAATGGAGCATATTGGAATCAACTCCAGACAGGAAGATGAAGAATCGAAAATGGGAAAAGCAGACATACCTGCAATCCTTGAAAAATCCCCATGAATACAGTAACAGTGTTCCCGATTGAGTACCACATATTACTTTTCTACCATTCTGATGACAAAAATGGAAACAGTAAATCTACTACACCAAAAGAATTTGAACCATGTCTAGAGACAGGATTTTGAGGATAAAAATTAACAATAAAATCTAAAGAAACATTATAAGATGACAATAACCCTCTAGAGACATGTCTTCGAAACTCAACAAGAACAGGTGTAAAGGGAAAAGGCATCATATTACATGTAGAAGATTTATCACCTTCATAATTACCACAGAGAGCAGTTCCTCTTCAGAAAATTCAGAGCGAGtttgaatctgaaattgagataTATAAGATGCATCAACTTTTAGAGTGAGAAGTAATATCAAAATGATAGTTCTTTATTTTAAGAGCAACCAAAACAACTACATTACCTTACTGCTCCTTAAATTGCATACAGAAAGTGACCCATCGCCGCTACAGAGCAAAAGAAAATCAGCAATTCAAATAGTTACACTGAGTTCTTAACTTGAACCCCATGAGACTGAGCTGCTTAAGCTGAGCCAGACTTAGCAGCACATGAACCcaaaagtaacaaaataaagagaaatatatcAGTTTCATGACTTCAAAGATACATATTCTTAACTTTTTGGTGGTTTAGAAGACAAATGCCAGAGTTCAGAAAAATGCAGCAcattagtaaaataaataatggaGCCCTTGAAACTCTAGCAGTACACGTAAACCAAGGATAATCAATtcaaataaatctaaatgaaCTATGTCTGCATTTCAATGCCTCATGTAAACCTTACATCAGGAACCCCTTTCACCTTTGGGAATAACATAGTAAACAAGATGTCCAGGATGATAGAGCAACAAAAGCAGTCCAAGAAACTGTCTAAAAATCAGATTAATGCACACAAAAAATAGACTTGGCAAAAGAACAGCAAGAGTCCTGATTTTCATGTCATCACTTTAGAAAGGCAATTGCCATGGTATCTTCTAGACCAGTAAAAGATTTGCAAATTCATTCCTCCTCGCACATAAAGAGCTAGATCTAGTCCCAGTGTATTGCTTTCCACTAATTAAAAATGCAAAACCATCTCAGCAAATCTACATACTCAAATTTAAAGGTAAAACAACAAAAAGAGTCACATTTAGCCATTTCCTAGTGGGGATGACAAGAAGTCACACAAAATGGTGGGGCAGGGGATGAAAGCTTTGAGTGCCTCGTTCTCACCCTTTTCAGGAGATCTCACTTAAATAGTTACATCTTACAATTACTGAGCACATGCATTCGTTTGAGAGAAGGATTGTCGATTATGTACCTTGTTGCCAATAGTTTCATGGAATCAGCTGCAAAGGTAATGTCTGAAATGTATTCTTCATGTGCATTAAAAGAATTGGAGCATGAGCGTTGTCTGGTATCCCATACCTGCAATATAGATCTTCCAGGATAAGTAGTTCGGAGAGGATAACTAAAACTTAATTGAACTCTATGGATATGGTGCTTGGCACAATGAGGCACACATGACATGATGGAGATGCAACTAATGTGATCAGTTTCATGGAAAAAAAGTAAGTATCAAAATTATCAATGATTTAGCagaattttaaaatcaaatgattCAGGTCTCTGTAATCCCAAATCCGCTAAAGCAAAAAATGTACTGATTGCAATCTCAACAATGCATTCAGAAATCCACAATGATGCTCTAAATTGTATATAAGCAGTATTACGCATAAACATCTGTGTTTTTGGTCATCTTCATAATCCATCCACAGAATTACAGAAAAATGAAAAGAGTCAAGAGTGATCAAAAGTCCTCATGAACATGAAGAGGCAACTTTTTTTGATGAAGAACGTGAAGGAGAAATATTTACACATGCACTATATATTGAGAAATAAGGCACTCAGGGTTTTGTTGCTTCCTCAAAATTCCTTTTCACAGAATATGAAAATTTATGGTTCCATGCATCAAGTTCGGTAGGTTGCTGCCAAAACATAGTAAATTATGATGATGGAATCCAAAAAATGCACAAGGCAGACCAACTTTTGCTACTTCCTTTTTGCGAAAAAATAACGGTGGTCCCATTAAACCTTGTGTACAGTGTGCACCTCAAAACTGTCGCTACCTGCTACAACAGTAaacgaagcaatccaaaataatgtaatggaaaaaaataaattatcaagcACGGAACAATCTGAATGATAGAATGTGGACTATTTCACTAGTAACTTGAAAATCCATATTTGAAGATACCACCATTCTCTAATTAACTTATCCTCTTTGGTCAGGAAGAAAAAATCAGTACACAAACTTTACCTTAATGCATCCTTCATCGTCTCCAGAAGCAATAGTTGACTCCGTCAAATTAACAATTCGATTTACAGCAGCCCTGAATCCAAAGAGACGTTTGTGTGAGAACATCtaaagagaaatatttttaataaatgtcTATATCAAAGCTGTTACATGTCATCAGTAACACTTAATTTATACCCATGAGAATTCTGCAGACGAACAATTTCAGAGCCAGTCTCAACGTCCGTTGCAAGAATAGAAAAATCTGGAGATCCCGTCACAATTGCTGTACCCGTATTCAATTTAAGAAGGAACCAAATCAAATTAGCAATAATCACTacattgaaggaaaaaaaaaaagaaatggaaataatAGAACCAATGAAAAGTCTGGCTCAGGAGGATATTTATCCCACCAATAGAAAACCTTGGTTTGTTTACTAAGTTAAGGTAAAGGAGAGTTCTCTAGTTCACTTTAGTGTTGGTTCATGTCTAACTTATAAAAGGTGTTAATTAACACAAATCGTTGGCGAGTGAGTAAATACTATAACCAACAAGAAACAGAAATATATATTTGCAAAAAAACACAGGCAATCATCTCCCTTAAAACTTTTCCATGATAAGTGCAATATTTTGGAATACAAGGGGGGTAAGATCCAAAAAAGTTATTCACAAACTCAAGCACCTAGTCAACATTAACAAAGTGATTTTCATAGCTTTATTTGAACCTTTTGTTAAAGAACAAGATTGAAGGTTATAAGAGGTTCCTTGGCTTCCATCACTGTATGCCCactataaatgaaaaaatatggtGCTTTTGGAGTCATTTTCACCAAGTTGATATTCTTGCTAACGAGGAGCAATAAATGACTATTCAACACAAAGAAAATCCAACAGTGATGCCGTTTTCATTACTGCAGTTTATGCAAAATGTACCACTTTGGAGaggaaagatctttgggaaagcaTTGAAGATGTATCCAATACTATCAATGGTTCATGGTGCATTGGAGGAGACTTTAACGTAATCATGGATCAGTAGGAAGAACTGGGTGGTAGACCTCACAGGGCTTACAAATGTATTGACTTCATTAGTACTATGGAAGCATGTGGTTGTATTGATCTCGGATTCTAAATTTACTTGGTGTAATAATAGAAGACCAAGGAAGAGGATCTGGAAAAGGCTAGATAGAGTTTTGGTCAATGATCAATGGGCTCAGAAATTCCAACAGAATGTTATCAATCATTTGGCGAGAACTGGATCAGACCAATGACCATAGACCACTTTTGTGAAAAAGTTATAATACTCAACACAATGGTATAAAGCACTTCAAATTCCTTAACTTCTGGACAGAGCAAGATGATTTTTTGGAGATAGTTCAGGACAGTTGGAATATCACAGTTACCGGTAATGCTATGTGGAGGCTACAATGTAAGATGAAAACCTTCAGTTCCAAACTTAGCCATTGGTCTGGGAACATTATTGGGGCCATCAATGACCATGTAAATGACTGGAAGGCAAAAGTGAATCTTCTTGAAACAAAATAGATTAATAACACTGAGCAGGGAAGAGCTGATTTGAATAAAGGCTATGCAGAATATGTTAAATGGTTGGGCTTACAGGAGTCCCTGTTGAGACAGAAAACTCATATGAAATGGTTTCAAGGAGATCACAAAACCAAGTACTTTCATAGTGTACTAAAGGAAAAGAGAAGGAAATTGCAAATCAACAGGATCAAAAATCAACACGGGAGATGGATCCAAGGGGAAGAGCACATTTCTAGAACTGCCATCAAATATTATGAGAATCTCTTTAACTTGAGACAACCTAATGTGGATCATGGGTTAATGGATATTATTCCCCAGTGCATTACTAACTCTGACAATGCTTTTCTTTCAGGTTTACCAGATGAACAGGAAATTAAAGACGGGGTGTTCAGCATGAGTGTAGATAGTGCAGCTGGACTGAATGGTTACAGTGGGAAATTTTTCCAAACATGCGGGGAAATAATCAAAATTGATATGGTTGATTATGTTTTGGAGTTTTTAATGGCAACAAGCTAACAAAATACTTGACTCACTCTTGCCTAG comes from Capsicum annuum cultivar UCD-10X-F1 chromosome 2, UCD10Xv1.1, whole genome shotgun sequence and encodes:
- the LOC107858758 gene encoding WD repeat-containing protein 55, translating into MAAVEIDVGKLPFDIDFHPSDNLVAAGLITGDLLLYRYNADSPAQKLLEVNAHSESCRALRFINEGRAIVTGSPDFSILATDVETGSEIVRLQNSHGAAVNRIVNLTESTIASGDDEGCIKVWDTRQRSCSNSFNAHEEYISDITFAADSMKLLATSGDGSLSVCNLRSSKIQTRSEFSEEELLSVVIMKNGRKVICGTQSGTLLLYSWGFFKDCSDRFVDLSPNSIDVLLKLDEDRVITGSENGLISLVGILPNKIIQPIAEHSEYPVERLAFSHDRNYLGSASHDHLLKLWDLNELLQDSEDGAKNDSTAEDSDNDGMDVDDDIPKSSKGSKKKNVNKGQVAGTSNNFFAEL